A window of Solanum stenotomum isolate F172 chromosome 9, ASM1918654v1, whole genome shotgun sequence genomic DNA:
TTTTTTAGAATGTTCTAATGTTAGCCTTTTATGATGTTCTGGAGGTTGATTACACTACACTATACAGTGATTTTATCAAATGGATTTATTGAGTTCAGGGTAAATACGTGAGTAAGGTGTTCTTAGTTGTTAATGGAAAAAGTTCCGAATGCTgaaaagattcaatctttactACTTTTTTCCACAATTCCTTGTGACTATAGTTGGCTCttaattttctctctttctttttgtttggtTTTCACTAAAAAGCAACAAAAAGAATAGTGGATCTTGGGCTGGTGGGATTTATGGCATTTATTCTGCAAATTTGGATTTTGAGTTAGGCAAGTACTTTTTTCTAActttgtttttgaaaatttttcaaACTATTGCCATTAAGTAGAGTAGGCTAATGTGGCAGCTAAAGTAAGTGTTGGTGGTAGGGGAGTGAGTTATGCTTcctttttcatatatttcttcTTGAAAGTTGTAACAAATATTGGATAAAGACCAATTGACTTATGTAATCTTCTGCTTCTACACTTTTGCTTATGAAGCGCCTACTCTTTGTCGAAATAAAATGCAGACCTCTTTGCTGGGTGGAACATATGTCACTTGATAATGAAACTGGATTGGATCCTTCTGGTATAAGGATTAGACCTGTCTCTGGGCTTGTAGCAGCTGATTACTTTGCTCCAGGTTATTTTGTTTGGGCTGTTTTAATTGCTAATTTGGCTCGCATTGGATATGAGGAGAAAAACATGTATATGGCTGCTTATGATTGGAGGATCTCATTTCAGAACACTGAGGTACTGTGAACTCTGAAAGAAGCACATGTGCAGTTTTCGCTGTTGTTCTGGTGTTTTATGATTTGCTGGTCTATGTTTCCTTACAATATCTGTCCCAGAGTTACAAAATATGTGTATCTGCACGTCTAGCGGCTACCATTGCAAAATGATAACCCAtcattttttctctcaaaatctGTAGGTGCGAGATCAAACTCTAAGCAGGATTAAAAGTAACATAGAACTCATGGTGGCTTCGAGTGGTGGGAAAAAGGTGGTTATAATTCCGCACTCAATGGGTGTTCTATACTTCTTGCATTTCATGAAATGGGTAGAGGCGCCAGCTCCAATGGGTGGAGGAGGTGGATCAGATTGGTGTGCTAAACATTTAAAAGCAGTAATGAACATTGGAGGACCCTTTTTGGGTGTCCCGAAAGCAGTCTCAGGTTTATTCTCAGCTGAAGCCAAGGATATTGCTGCTGCCAGGTTTCTTTCTCTTCAATGAATAGTTTGCTTTCTATTAAAATAACAGTAATTATGTTGCGCTCTCTTCTTTTGAAATGTCTAATTGTTGAGATAAAAACTCAGACACAAGTTCGGCCGAACCCAATAGGTTTTGCTCAACCAGTGTGTTTGTgttaataaatacttttaatgggtacaaatagtaaatttagaACCCCGTTATTAGCACTTCATTGTACCAAAATccaaaattcattaatttgtaATCCTGGCTCCACCTTTCTAAGTGGTTCTTGACGTTCACTGAAAGATAAATAATCTATAACATGCAATTCTTATACTATGATCAAGTTCCCAACACCAAGGTCCTAATAGTTTTGGCTTCTACCTtctcatttttagaaaaaatagcTTATCGTTTTACTTTGGGGTTCAGAAAGGATCCTAACCTTTACCTGTTGGTTATGTTTTTCTACCTGCAATCAGGTAAACTATTCCAATGAATGAAACTCACATGATGTAATTCAAGGGAGCATTTATGTGCAGGCCACCCAACTATATTTCACAGTAACACATGGCCATACTTCAGATCTCTATAAAGGGTCTAACAAGGAATATACTGTGTAAAAGTCCACTTCAACTTCTCAGTTTCTCTTGTTAGGTTCTTCCTCATGCTACTTACTAGCTTCTTTCTTGATTCTTCCTTCGTCTGAATTAATCACTGTTGTGGTAGTCTTTTGTCATAGTTGTAAAAGAGGGTGTTAGTGGCATTCACAATGTGCTATTGCCATGTAGATTTTAATGAAGTTCTTtgctttttctatttctttcttctgTATAAATGGAGGGCGAGAGGGAGAGAATAGAATGGACAAGAGatggaaaataaaatttgtgcTCCAATaagtacaagagctactaaacCTATGTTTTAGATAATGCTTTTAGCATCCCTTTCCTCTTGCTCCTCCTTGTTGGTAATCACCTGTGAGGTTGTATATCCCGACTTCACTCGACTAGAGTAAGATGTACCACATTCTTGCCCGTAGTGTTAAGAgcacaaagaagaaaaaatgttaaTCCTTTTGTACCCttaacaaatttaattaatttcatctaTGATACTATTCTGAAGCTATGTTCTTTTGATCATCTTATCTATTCTAGTGAGTATGTTTGCATCTTTTTCTCAAGGGGAATGTATAATGCACATGCAAGACAGTGATTGCGTGCACATGTATGTTTTTTGCTGTGTGCAAGAGATGTGTTACCACCATTGCATAACCTGGAGTTTCCAGCCTTTCGTTTATCTGCGAGAGGCATTCTTGAGCTAAAGTAGAAATTGCCTCTTCTGCAGGTCTATGGCCCCGAGTTTCTTAGAAAATGAAATgttcaactttcaaactttaCAGCATGTAATGCGAATGACTCGTACATGGGATTCAACAATGTCAATGATACCTAAAGGTGGGGACACAATCTGGGGTGGACTGGATTGGTCCCCTGAAGAAGGCCATGAGTGTAATGAAAAGAAGCCAAAGAACAATAGCACCCAGACATCAGAGAATGACAGGACAAGAAAGTCAGCTAATGCTACTCGTGTGAAGTATGGAAGATTAATATCATTCGGGAAGCATGTAGCTGATTTGCACTCATCAGAGATTGAGAGGATTGACTTCAGAGTAATGTTCTTACTTTAATTTTGGATTTTAACTAACTACTATCTATAGGGTAAAAACTTACTTGAATCTTCATGTTCTTAAATTACATTATGACCCATTAACACCAGTATGGAAAGATGCTTAGACCTAAATCCTCACATgccaaccaaaaaaaaaaaggtaccaACAGGTTGTCACAAATGTgttaaatatacaaataatctTTTTTGTATCAGCTTCCCATATGTAGTGCATATGCATCCTTTGCTCTACTTTCTAATATAGAGGATGGAAAAGGCCTGGTGAGTGGTGACATGAGACACAAATGGAATAAGAAGAGAACATTTTCTCTTTCATATAAGTCTGAAGTTGGATGTGATACCTTAtcccacccccccccccccccacaaaaaaaaaagaagaagttggaATTTCTCTAATCCTAAGTAAAACTCTAAGTATCTCAGAGTTCTTTCAAGTTAATGTGGAATTTCTGAATCGAGTTCCATTGTTTTATATGAATTCTCTCTTGCAGACTGGTGTGTCTGCATCTCTGCACATTTCTAAGAAATCTGCAcgtgaacttttttttttattgcctATTCAGagtctttttcttctttgacgTGTCCAATATCCACTAAAGCTCAAAATCTCCCCTAATTAATGATCAAGTAGCCAAAGCAGCAATAGAACATCTATTACTATAGGCTAATGAATCCCTCAGGTATTCTTGCATCAGTCATATAAATGATTGCATGGATCATTTTTCACTCCTTTGATAAGTAATTAGTAGTCATACAATTTCCAATCCAAGGGAAAAATCAGACAAAGAAGTCAATAGCACTTTAAAATGTCTCAAAGCAGATTTTAAAGTACTACCAGTGGTTAGTTATCAAATTGATGCcacatttttgtaatttgagaTCCATTGACTAGTGGAGTTCATATCTCAAGTCTATGAGTTGTCAGATAAGACATCTTGTGGTAgtgcattttttctttttgtgagtAGGACATCTCCTGGTAGTCTCTCACTGGTGGATGACATATTATTGTGCTTGGTGCTGCTCTCCAGGAGATCAGGATAGTCATTTGTCTTTCAGAGTGAAATTGTTGATTTGATCAGCTTTCAGAAAACATAAGGAATTAAATCAGTCATTAGAGTGACTTACATGTTAAGTGCACTGCTATCCTTCATAAGGAAAAACTCTCTACTGTCACTGTgtccaaataaggaaaaaatgcagaaattatTTGGCAAATCCTGTTGCAGGTTAAAGTGGTTTTAATACATAATGCATCCTGAACCTGAAGAGGCTAGAATTACACATTGTATTGCAAATTACCATGAATTAACACTTAACAGTTATTCCAATActgacattaaaaaaaaacattattccAATACTCCATCCCGTTTTGAGGTACTCTACTATCCACAAATCAGTTTCTCATGTTTCCATATACGCTTAATGACTTATACTAGTTTGTTTGTGTCTACTACTGTTTGCTTAAACTTCCACATGGACAGGTTATCAGAAAACAATTACAGATGTTGCATTTTTACTTTATGGTTTTAGCTTtcttcaaaaaaacaaaatagttCTAACTTCCCCCTCCATTGTTCGGTCCTCCCCAGGATGCTCTTAAAGGTAAAAGTCATGCCAATTCCACTTGCCGTGATGTGTGGACTGAGTACCATGATATGGGTATTGGAGGTGTCAAAGCTGTTGCAGATTACAAAGTTTACACAGCTGGATCTGTTTTGGATCTTCTTCATTTTGTTGCACCAAAGTTGATGAAGCGTGGTAGTGCTCATTTTTCATATGGAATTGCTGATGATCTGGATGACAAAAAATATGAACACTACAAATATTGGTCAAATCCCCTGGAAACAAAGTAAGCTTCTATGTTTTTCTATAAAAGTATTCTTGATCTGTGTCTGTGCTCTTAGGCCAGCTCTTCTCTTTATCTTTTCGACTCTCTAAGTCTCTATGGTATGCAAATATATCAAGGACACAACTGAAACTCAGGCATCTTCAATTCACCAATGTTTTGTTGTACAACATGGAAATTAAAGGTGAAATTTCAGGGTTCTAGGGGATGCAAACATTTTTTTGGAGTATTGGTCCATCTTGTTAACTTTCTCTATTAGTTTCCATGCCAAAGTTCCAGTTTGGCAGTAACTGTTTACTTCTTCCTCAGCATGAAATTGTTCATAGAAGATAGTGCAAAATATGATCCTCCTTGACTTGGTTCATTATGTGTTACAGCAATCTATTTGTCATATTTATAGCTACTTCTCACTGTGATGTTCCATTTACAGATTACCCAATGCACCAGGGATGGAGATCTTCTCAATGTATGGAGTTGGAATTCCAACTGAAAGAGCCTATGTATACAAACTAAGTCCTGGTGGAGATTGCTATATTCCTTTCCAGATAGATACTTCGGCTGAGGGTGGAAGCGAAAGCCCTTGCTTGAAAGGCGGTGTCTTTCATATTGATGGAGATGAGACTGTACCTATTCTAAGTGCTGGTTACATGTGTGTGAAAGGGTGGAGAGGAAAGACCCGATTTAATCCATCAGGCATCCGTACATTTATAAGAGAGTACAATCACGCTCCTCCAGCTAATCTTTTAGAGGGCAGGGGAACACAAAGTGGTGCTCATGTTGATATAATGGGAAATTTTGCACTTATTGAAGATATCATTAGGGTAGCTGCTGGGGCTACTGGAGAAGACCTGGGAGGAGATCAAGTGTACTCGGGTATTTTCAAGTGGTCTGAAAGGattaaactgaagctttagatTTCATATGGTGAGATTTACACCATGTCTTTCTTACTAGCTTTAGACTAGTGCTATATGTTTCTTAGATAGCTACTTTTGTATGCAGAATTTCATGTGTGCAATCAATTGGTTTGAGGAGCTGGTGGTGCTTTGCTATACATCTGGCTTCTCGTCTCCCGGTTGAAACATCTGTCGTGTACTTAAAACAAGAATACTCTGGGAAACCTGAAGCTGGTTACTTGAGTGTCCTTGAACTGTAAATGTTGCAGGAAGCATGCATGTTTAGGTTGCATAACTTAGAAATTTTGGACATCCATTGATTTTTTTGCCTGTAATTATATCATCCTTCATAGCATAGTGTAGTCTGTAGACATAATATTGGAGCAGTCAAGTACTGCATTTATATGTTCAATTATTTTCCTTATTACACAG
This region includes:
- the LOC125876187 gene encoding phospholipid:diacylglycerol acyltransferase 1-like → MSILRHRKGTENKKTEPEYEEFKEKKSNGSLRKRRGRWSCVDGCCWFVGCICCIWWLLLFLYNAMPASFPQYVTEAITGPLPDPPGVKLAKEGLRAKHPVVFVPGIVTGGLELWEGHQCAEGLFRKRLWGGTFGELYKRPLCWVEHMSLDNETGLDPSGIRIRPVSGLVAADYFAPGYFVWAVLIANLARIGYEEKNMYMAAYDWRISFQNTEVRDQTLSRIKSNIELMVASSGGKKVVIIPHSMGVLYFLHFMKWVEAPAPMGGGGGSDWCAKHLKAVMNIGGPFLGVPKAVSGLFSAEAKDIAAARSMAPSFLENEMFNFQTLQHVMRMTRTWDSTMSMIPKGGDTIWGGLDWSPEEGHECNEKKPKNNSTQTSENDRTRKSANATRVKYGRLISFGKHVADLHSSEIERIDFRDALKGKSHANSTCRDVWTEYHDMGIGGVKAVADYKVYTAGSVLDLLHFVAPKLMKRGSAHFSYGIADDLDDKKYEHYKYWSNPLETKLPNAPGMEIFSMYGVGIPTERAYVYKLSPGGDCYIPFQIDTSAEGGSESPCLKGGVFHIDGDETVPILSAGYMCVKGWRGKTRFNPSGIRTFIREYNHAPPANLLEGRGTQSGAHVDIMGNFALIEDIIRVAAGATGEDLGGDQVYSGIFKWSERIKLKL